The stretch of DNA CAGGAACATAAATCACATGATCTACTAATTTAGCTATATCTTTATCACCTTCTGTCGCTACAGCAATTACTCTGCCACGTCGTGCTTTCACCTCTTGGATATTACTTAATATCTTTTCGTAGCTTTTATCTTTATTGGCTAAAAAAACGACTGGCATATTTTCATCTATCAATGCAATGGGGCCATGCTTCATTTCAGCGGCTGGATATCCTTCAGCATGAATATAGGATATCTCTTTTAACTTTAATGCACCTTCCAATGCAACGGGAAAATTATGGCCTCTGCCAAGATAAAGAAAATTTCTTGATTCGTGATATAAATTTGCCAACTCTTGTATTTGTTCATTTGCATCAAGGATTTTTTGAATCTTGTCAGGAATAGATTGCAATTCTCGTATTATGTCCTGTCCCTCTCGCCTGCTCATCCATTTCTTGCGAGCCAAAAGTAAAGCAATGAGTGTTATGACTGTTACCTGGGCAGTAAAAGCCTTTGTAGAAGCAACTCCAATTTCCGGTCCCACATGAAGATAAACGCCGGCAACGGTTTCTCTTGCGATGCTACTGCCGACTACATTACAAATTCCATAAACCGGATAGCGTAATTTTTTTACTTCACGTACTGCAGCTAGTGTATCCGCAGTTTCTCCGGATTGACTGATTGCCAAAACGATCGTTTCATGATCAAGAACCGGATGCCTATACCGAAATTCTGAGGCATAGTCTACTTCAACCGGTATTCGCCAGAATTCCTCAAAAATATATTCACCGATCAGGCTGGAATGCCAGCTGGTTCCACACGCTGTAATTATAAATCTGCTTGCTTTCAATAATTGATCGATCCTACTTTCTAAACCGCCTAAACGAACATTACCTTCTTCCGGTATTAATCTTCCTCGCATTGAATTGGCAATAGTTTCCGGTTGATCAAAGATTTCTTTAAGCATAAAATGTTCAAAGCCACCTTTTTCGACTGATTCAAGATCAAATGAAACTTTTTCTACATATTTTTCTACAGGCTGATCTCCAATTGTTTTGGTTGTAAAGGATTTAGAATGAAGGATTGCTAACTCTCCATCGTCAAGGTATACAACATCCCGAGTATAATTAATAATAGCAGTTGCATCCGAAGCCGCAAAATTCTCATCCTTCCCAATTCCGATTAGTAAAGGACTGCCATTTCTAGCAGCAACTATGCAATCAGGCTCATCTTTTGAAATGACAAGGATACCATAAGTCCCCTCAATTTCAGCCAATGCATAACGAATAGCTTTTTCAAAATTATCAACATAAAACGCTTCAATCAAATGGCAAAGAACTTCCGTATCTGTCTCAGTAGTAAAAATATGGCCACTCTTTTCTAATTCAGTTTTGATTGAAGAATAATTTTCAATAATTCCATTATGGATGAGAGCAATTCGTTGGTTGCAGTCCGAATGTGGGTGTGCATTTATTTTATTCGGTGCACCATGGGTTGCCCAACGGGTATGTCCAATACCAAGATTACCTGAAAGCTCAACTGATTGTATTTCATCTTCAAGTTCCGCAATTTTCCCGGAACGTTTTGCCACTTGAATATGAGAATCAGTTTGTACGGCTATGCCAGCTGAATCATATCCACGGTATTCCAGTCTTTTTAAACCTTCCATGATAACTGGAACCGCTTGCCTTTTACCAATATAGCCGATTATTCCACACATCTTAAGCCACTAAATTTAAATAATTAATAACCTAATGGAAAGTGCATATTTATTATTTCGATTAAAACCGGTAATTCCTTAATGATAAAGAGTGATAACATTTTAATTTTTCATTAGCTTGATTTGTAAAATTAAAGAGAAAAACAATGAAATTCAAACTTATACACAATGCTTCAAATGTTTTATAAACCAGTTATTCCCATTCAATTGTACTTGGAGGTTTAGAACTGATATCATAAACCACTCTGTTAACTCCCTTTACTTCATTAACAATTCTAGTAGATACTTTTGCCAACAGTTTAGTGGGAATTTCTGCCCAATCAGCTGTCATGCCATCAACGCTAGTCACTGCCCGTAAAGCTATGACATTTTCATAAGTCCTTTCATCACCCATAACCCCGACGGAACGTACGGGTAACAATACTGCAAATGCCTGCCATACATTGTTATAGTATCCAAATGATTTTAACTCATCAATGAAAATTTTATCAGCACGCCTTACAATAACAAGTTTCTCATCGGTAATATCACCAATAATTCGTACCGCTAATCCGGGCCCCGGGAACGGATGTCGATTTAATAACTCATCGGGTATATTTAGAAACTTACCGATTCGCCGAACTTCATCTTTAAAGAGCTCACGCAATGGTTCCAGCAATTCCAAATTCATAGTTTCAGGGAGGCCACCTACATTGTGATGAGATTTTATTGTGGCTGATGGCCCAACACTAGACTGGCTTTCAATCACGTCCGGATATAAAGTACCCTGTGCTAAAAATTGTATACCTTTAAATTTCCGTGCTTCATGTTCAAAGAGATAAATAAAAGTTTCACCAATGATTTTTCTTTTTTCTTCCGGATCAAATACATTTCTCAGTCTTTGTAAAAATATTTCAGTCCCATCTACACAATTCAGTGGAATTTTCAATTTACTATCAAACATATGTATTACTTGTTCTGCTTCATTCTCTCGCAACAAGCCATTATCAATAATAATTGCTACCAGTTGGTTACCAATGGCCCTGTGGAGAAGCTCGGCAAGAACAGTCGAATCTACACCGCCACTTACTCCGCATATTACCTTTGAAGATCCAACAACCGTTCTTATTTTTTCTAGCGTCGTATGTAAAAATGATTCCGAAGTCCATCCTTTATTTAAATTACAAATATTAAATAGGAAATTTGAGATGATCTTTTTTCCATTGTGAGTATGAGCTACTTCAGGATGAAATTGAATTCCAAATAATTTCCGATCAAAATGCTTGATGGCAGTAATGGGTGAATTATTTGTATGAGCAATTATTTCAAAACCCTTTGGGAGTTGGGTTAGTTTGTCTCCATGACTCATCCAAACAGTATTATTGCCAGGGATGGAATGGAACAATTCATTTTCTCGGGTAAAATGCAATTGTGCCGGGCCATATTCCCGTTGTGTTGATGGATCAACTTTACCACCTAATTGCTTAGCCATTATTTGCAGCCCATAACAAATCCCTAAAACAGGTAAACCTAGGTTAAAAATATTGGGATCGGAAATTGGAGCATTATCTTCATAGACTGAAGACGGCCCTCCCGATAGAATAATTGCTCCAGGTGGGTTTTTCTTTATATCAGCAATCGAGAAACTGTATGGCTTTATTTC from candidate division KSB1 bacterium encodes:
- the guaA gene encoding glutamine-hydrolyzing GMP synthase, whose translation is MSKQTNGWVLVLDYGSQYTQLIARRVRECEIYSEIKPYSFSIADIKKNPPGAIILSGGPSSVYEDNAPISDPNIFNLGLPVLGICYGLQIMAKQLGGKVDPSTQREYGPAQLHFTRENELFHSIPGNNTVWMSHGDKLTQLPKGFEIIAHTNNSPITAIKHFDRKLFGIQFHPEVAHTHNGKKIISNFLFNICNLNKGWTSESFLHTTLEKIRTVVGSSKVICGVSGGVDSTVLAELLHRAIGNQLVAIIIDNGLLRENEAEQVIHMFDSKLKIPLNCVDGTEIFLQRLRNVFDPEEKRKIIGETFIYLFEHEARKFKGIQFLAQGTLYPDVIESQSSVGPSATIKSHHNVGGLPETMNLELLEPLRELFKDEVRRIGKFLNIPDELLNRHPFPGPGLAVRIIGDITDEKLVIVRRADKIFIDELKSFGYYNNVWQAFAVLLPVRSVGVMGDERTYENVIALRAVTSVDGMTADWAEIPTKLLAKVSTRIVNEVKGVNRVVYDISSKPPSTIEWE
- the glmS gene encoding glutamine--fructose-6-phosphate transaminase (isomerizing), which codes for MCGIIGYIGKRQAVPVIMEGLKRLEYRGYDSAGIAVQTDSHIQVAKRSGKIAELEDEIQSVELSGNLGIGHTRWATHGAPNKINAHPHSDCNQRIALIHNGIIENYSSIKTELEKSGHIFTTETDTEVLCHLIEAFYVDNFEKAIRYALAEIEGTYGILVISKDEPDCIVAARNGSPLLIGIGKDENFAASDATAIINYTRDVVYLDDGELAILHSKSFTTKTIGDQPVEKYVEKVSFDLESVEKGGFEHFMLKEIFDQPETIANSMRGRLIPEEGNVRLGGLESRIDQLLKASRFIITACGTSWHSSLIGEYIFEEFWRIPVEVDYASEFRYRHPVLDHETIVLAISQSGETADTLAAVREVKKLRYPVYGICNVVGSSIARETVAGVYLHVGPEIGVASTKAFTAQVTVITLIALLLARKKWMSRREGQDIIRELQSIPDKIQKILDANEQIQELANLYHESRNFLYLGRGHNFPVALEGALKLKEISYIHAEGYPAAEMKHGPIALIDENMPVVFLANKDKSYEKILSNIQEVKARRGRVIAVATEGDKDIAKLVDHVIYVPATLDFLSPLLTIIPLQLLAYHIAILRGCNVDQPRNLAKSVTVE